From one Musa acuminata AAA Group cultivar baxijiao chromosome BXJ2-6, Cavendish_Baxijiao_AAA, whole genome shotgun sequence genomic stretch:
- the LOC103989438 gene encoding protein ROOT HAIR DEFECTIVE 3, producing the protein MGEEIRSVQLIDGDGEFNFPGVEHFMKATKLAECGLSYAVVSIMGPQSSGKSTLLNRLFQTDFREMDALRGRSQTTKGIWLAKCVGIDPCTVVMDLEGTDGRERGEDDTAFEKQSALFALAISDIVLINMWCHDIGREQAANKPLLKTVFQVMMRLFSPRKTTLLFVIRDKTKTPLEHLEPVLREDIQKIWDSVSRPDAQKDTTLSEFFNLEVTALSSYEEKEVQFENQVAELKQRFVHSIAPGGLAGDRRGVVPASGFSFSAQQIWKVIRENKDLDLPAHKVMVATVRCEEIANEKLSHLTSDERWLELEEAVQSGPVSGFGKKLGSILDAYMSEYDMEAIYFDEGVRTAKRKQLESKALHLVHPTYQALLGHLRTKFLEKFKNDMEDALKSRKGFASSVRECSQTSILEFDQGCADAALSQADWDASRVREKLSRDIDAHAHSVQNAKMSELTRRYEAKLTESLAEPVECLFEAAGKDTWASIRNLYKHEAENALSEFSSSLSGFELDKVAFDEKIMNLKEFARSVVEKKAREEAGKVLIRMKDRFSAVFSQDKDSMPRVWTGKEDVRKITKNARAEALKLLSVMAAIRLDENPDKIESSLLSTLMDAPIAQEMKPVTSTDPLASSTWEEVSPSNTLITPVQCKSLWRQFKTETEYSVTQAISAQEAHKRGNSVLPPPWAILAIAILGFNELMVLLRNPLYLLVIFVVFLLFKALWVQLDVTTLFQNGILSGFLSLSTRFLPTVMDILRRLADEGQGQPHVPQNPQHPPLDPLSFRRDSQRQPQLSNPPVPDASSSSSTLSSPRSGVECPATNRMVDADTEASSTS; encoded by the exons GGAAAAGCACTTTACTTAACCGTCTCTTTCAAACTGACTTCAGGGAAATGGATGCTTTACGTGGAAG GAGTCAAACTACTAAAGGTATCTGGTTAGCGAAGTGTGTTGGCATAGATCCTTGCACAGTTGTCATGGATTTGGAGGGTACAGAtggaagggaaagaggagag GATGATACTGCTTTTGAGAAGCAAAGTGCACTTTTTGCACTGGCAATATCAGACATTGTTTTGATAAATAT GTGGTGCCATGATATTGGCCGGGAGCAAGCTGCTAACAAGCCATTGTTAAAAACAGTATTTCAG GTCATGATGCGTTTGTTCAGTCCTCGCAAGACCACATTACTCTTTGTTATCCGTGACAAGACAAAG ACGCCATTGGAACATCTAGAGCCAGTTCTGAGGGAAGATATACAGAAG ATATGGGATTCTGTTTCTAGGCCTGATGCTCAAAAGGACACCACACTCAGTGAATTCTTTAAT TTGGAGGTGACAGCATTATCTAGTTATGAAGAGAAGGAAGTACAATTTGAGAATCAG GTTGCAGAACTTAAGCAGCGGTTTGTCCATTCAATTGCCCCAGGAGGACTTGCAGGTGACAGAAGAGGTGTTGTTCCTGCTTCAGGATTTTCCTTTAGTGCACAACAGATTTGGAAAGTTATAAGAGAAAATAAGGATCTTGACCTTCCTGCTCATAAG GTAATGGTTGCTACAGTTCGTTGTGAAGAGATTGCGAATGAGAAGCTCAGCCATTTAACTTCTGATGAG AGATGGTTAGAGCTGGAAGAGGCTGTTCAGTCTGGTCCTGTTTCTGGCTTTGGGAAAAAACTTGGATCTATTCTTGATGCTTATATGTCAGA GTATGACATGGAAGCAATCTACTTTGACGAAGGTGTTAGGACTGCAAAAAGGAAGCAATTAGAATCTAAAGCTTTGCAT CTTGTGCATCCTACTTACCAAGCATTACTGGGACATTTACGTACAAAATTTCtggaaaaatttaaaaatgatatggAAGATGCACTAAAGAGTAGGAAAGGTTTTGCATCATCTGTTCGTGAATGTAGCCAGACTTCCATATTGGAATTTGATCAAGGATGTGCAG ATGCTGCATTAAGTCAGGCTGACTGGGATGCTTCCAGAGTTCGAGAGAAGCTTTCTCGTGATATTGATGCTCATGCACATTCTGTTCAGAATGCAAAAATGTCTGAATTGACTAGGCGTTATGAG GCAAAGCTAACAGAATCACTTGCTGAACCTGTGGAGTGTTTATTTGAAGCTGCTGGGAAGGATACTTGGGCATCAATAAGAAATCTTTATAAGCATGAGGCTGAGAATGCCCTCTCTGAATTCTCATCTTCCCTTTCTGGATTTGAACTGGACAAAGTTGCTTTTGATGAAAAGATCATGAATCTAAAGGAATTTGCAAGAAGTGTAGTGGAAAAGAAAGCTAGAGAAGAAGCTGGCAAGGTTTTGATTAGAATGAAGGATAG GTTCTCAGCAGTGTTTAGCCAAGACAAGGACTCCATGCCTAGAGTCTGGACAGGAAAGGAAGATGTGCGGAAGATCACAAAGAATGCCCGTGCTGAA GCTTTGAAACTTTTGTCTGTTATGGCTGCTATACGTTTGGATGAAAATCCAGACAAGATTGAGTCCAGTCTTTTATCAACACTTATGGATGCTCCAATTGCACAAGAAATGAAGCCtgtaacatcaacagatccacttgCCTCAAGCACATGGGAAGAG GTTTCTCCATCAAACACATTGATCACTCCTGTGCAATGCAAATCTTTATGGAGACAATTTAAGACAGAGACTGAATATTCTGTCACACAAGCAATATCTGCACAG GAAGCACATAAACGTGGTAACAGTGTGTTACCTCCTCCATGGGCAATACTTGCAATTGCAATCCTTGGTTTCAATGAATTGATGGTGCTTTTGAG GAATCCTTTGTACCTGCTGGTGATTTTTGTTGTTTTCCTACTGTTCAAAGCTCTATGGGTGCAGCTAGATGTTACGACTTTGTTTCAGAATGGCATC CTCTCTGGCTTTCTCTCGCTGTCAACAAGATTTCTTCCTACTGTTATGGACATTTTAAGAAGACTTGCTGATGAGGGCCAGGGACAGCCTCATGTTCCACAAAATCCCCAACATCCACCACTGGACCCACTGAGCTTCAGAAGAGATTCACAGAGGCAACCTCAGCTCTCAAACCCCCCAGTTCCTGAtgcatcatcttcatcatcaacCCTTTCTTCTCCTAGAAGTGGTGTTGAGTGTCCGGCAACTAACCGCATGGTAGATGCAGATACTGAAGCCAGTAGCACTTCATAA
- the LOC135615606 gene encoding homocysteine S-methyltransferase 2-like isoform X2 produces the protein MGFGSGDPQAVMREFLHQVGGCAVIDGGLATELEANGADLNDPLWSAKCLIGSPHLIRKVHLDYLEAGAHVIITSSYQGFKSRGFSQEESEDLLRRSVQIAREARDIFYNDCLRGYGGQSDIKKHTVLVAASIGSYGAYLADGSEYSGHYGKDMTIENLKDFHRRRLEVLAEGGADLIVFETIPNKLEAQAYAELLEEDNISIPAWFSFNSKDGVNVVSGDSLTECVSIADSCKKVVAVGINCTPPRFIHGLILSIKKVTKKPILIYPNSGERYDADKKEWVESTGVTDEDFVSYVQVWHEAGACLIGGCCRTTPNTIRGISLALQKEHAIPRESVP, from the exons ATGGGGTTTGGGAGCGGCGATCCGCAGGCGGTGATGAGGGAGTTTCTGCACCAGGTTGGGGGCTGCGCCGTCATCGACGGCGGGCTCGCAACGGAGCTCGAGGCCAACGGCGCCGATCTCAACGACCCTCTCTGGAGCGCCAAATGCCTCATTGGCTCTCCCCACCTCATCCGCAAG GTTCATCTGGACTATCTTGAAGCTGGTGCACATGTTATAATCACATCATCCTATCAG GGTTTCAAGTCAAGGGGCTTCTCTCAAGAAGAAAGTGAAGACTTATTGCGGAGAAGTGTTCAAATTGCACGTGAAGCTCGTGATATATTTTATAACGATTGCTTAAGAGGATATGGTGGCCAAAGTGACATTAAAAAGCACACTGTTTTGGTGGCAGCCTCCATAGGAAGCTATGGAGCTTATTTAGCAGATGGTTCTGAGTATAG TGGGCACTATGGCAAAGATATGACCATAGAAAATTTGAAGGATTTTCATAGAAGAAGACTTGAGGTCCTTGCTGAAGGAGGTGCTGATTTGATAGTTTTTGAAACAATTCCAAATAAATTGGAAGCTCAG GCATATGCTGAACTTCTTGAGGAAGATAATATAAGCATTCCTGCTTGGTTTTCTTTTAACTCAAAGGATGGTGTTAATGTGGTTAGTGGAGATTCATTGACTGAATGTGTCTCGATTGCTGATTCATGTAAGAAGGTAGTGGCTGTTGGAATAAACTGCACTCCTCCGAGATTCATCCATGGATTAATCCTCTCCATAAAAAAG GTGACAAAGAAACCAATTTTGATATATCCAAATAGTGGAGAGAGATATGATGCTGATAAAAAGGAATGGGTG GAATCCACTGGTGTTACCGATGAAGATTTTGTTTCTTATGTTCAAGTATGGCATGAAGCTGGAGCCTGCCTGATTGGAGGCTGTTGCAGGACTACTCCGAACACGATAAGAGGCATATCTCTTGCTCTTCAGAAGGAACATGCTATTCCAAGAGAATCTGTACCATAA
- the LOC135615606 gene encoding homocysteine S-methyltransferase 2-like isoform X1, which yields MGFGSGDPQAVMREFLHQVGGCAVIDGGLATELEANGADLNDPLWSAKCLIGSPHLIRKVHLDYLEAGAHVIITSSYQATIQGFKSRGFSQEESEDLLRRSVQIAREARDIFYNDCLRGYGGQSDIKKHTVLVAASIGSYGAYLADGSEYSGHYGKDMTIENLKDFHRRRLEVLAEGGADLIVFETIPNKLEAQAYAELLEEDNISIPAWFSFNSKDGVNVVSGDSLTECVSIADSCKKVVAVGINCTPPRFIHGLILSIKKVTKKPILIYPNSGERYDADKKEWVESTGVTDEDFVSYVQVWHEAGACLIGGCCRTTPNTIRGISLALQKEHAIPRESVP from the exons ATGGGGTTTGGGAGCGGCGATCCGCAGGCGGTGATGAGGGAGTTTCTGCACCAGGTTGGGGGCTGCGCCGTCATCGACGGCGGGCTCGCAACGGAGCTCGAGGCCAACGGCGCCGATCTCAACGACCCTCTCTGGAGCGCCAAATGCCTCATTGGCTCTCCCCACCTCATCCGCAAG GTTCATCTGGACTATCTTGAAGCTGGTGCACATGTTATAATCACATCATCCTATCAG GCTACCATTCAGGGTTTCAAGTCAAGGGGCTTCTCTCAAGAAGAAAGTGAAGACTTATTGCGGAGAAGTGTTCAAATTGCACGTGAAGCTCGTGATATATTTTATAACGATTGCTTAAGAGGATATGGTGGCCAAAGTGACATTAAAAAGCACACTGTTTTGGTGGCAGCCTCCATAGGAAGCTATGGAGCTTATTTAGCAGATGGTTCTGAGTATAG TGGGCACTATGGCAAAGATATGACCATAGAAAATTTGAAGGATTTTCATAGAAGAAGACTTGAGGTCCTTGCTGAAGGAGGTGCTGATTTGATAGTTTTTGAAACAATTCCAAATAAATTGGAAGCTCAG GCATATGCTGAACTTCTTGAGGAAGATAATATAAGCATTCCTGCTTGGTTTTCTTTTAACTCAAAGGATGGTGTTAATGTGGTTAGTGGAGATTCATTGACTGAATGTGTCTCGATTGCTGATTCATGTAAGAAGGTAGTGGCTGTTGGAATAAACTGCACTCCTCCGAGATTCATCCATGGATTAATCCTCTCCATAAAAAAG GTGACAAAGAAACCAATTTTGATATATCCAAATAGTGGAGAGAGATATGATGCTGATAAAAAGGAATGGGTG GAATCCACTGGTGTTACCGATGAAGATTTTGTTTCTTATGTTCAAGTATGGCATGAAGCTGGAGCCTGCCTGATTGGAGGCTGTTGCAGGACTACTCCGAACACGATAAGAGGCATATCTCTTGCTCTTCAGAAGGAACATGCTATTCCAAGAGAATCTGTACCATAA
- the LOC135613675 gene encoding vicilin Cor a 11.0101-like produces MVAKSEAFLLCLTVLVLSATVVLGYRGLGVDNPQDPEQRLQQCRQQCQQQQRGQEQRIQCQHRCEDRYQEEMRERGRPGQGGDDDPARRRFDDCRQRCGHQHPHDEQQRRQCESRCEVQYEEERRGRREVAVGVQTHEDPERRYRQCRQECTQRAQDKRQLQQCEHRCEEEYKEQRHREGNPRQKKEETTTGERNPYFFDRDSFYEQVRTEHGHVMVLENFLEKSEFLLGIANYRIAIVGLNPRAFLVPHHLDADAIYYVARGCGVLTLVCEEKKETHELRRGDILEAPAGAIIYMINKDSNKEFLLIKLLHPVSTPGRFEVFYGAGGQNPKSFFPSFSDEILEAAFNTRRDRLSRIFGQQRKGGIVEASEEQVRALSRHASEGGQWPFGESKGPFNLLEKRPIYSSRRGQMHEADGDDYRPLKQLDLRVSHANLTEGSMVAPFYDSRSTKIAVILEGSGYVETICPHLSERGRSREEGGGRHEGREGGQRYQKVRSQVSRGTVAIVPPGHPSVTVASRGGNLEAVCFEIRAERNVRNFLAGRNNVLKQLDREAKELAFDMPAREVEEVLNAQGEQIIVAGPEERERRERPLLPMLEIAEAFM; encoded by the exons ATGGTGGCCAAGTCGGAAGCTTTTCTTCTTTGCCTTACCGTCCTCGTCTTGTCGGCCACTGTAGTTCTGGGTTACCGCGGTCTCGGTGTCGACAACCCGCAGGATCCCGAGCAGCGGCTGCAGCAGTGCAGGCAGCAGTGCCAGCAGCAGCAGCGCGGTCAGGAGCAGCGGATTCAGTGCCAGCACCGGTGCGAAGACCGGTACCAAGAAGAAATGCGGGAGCGTGGGCGGCCCGGACAGGGTGGCGACGATGACCCCGCTCGGCGGCGGTTCGATGATTGCAGGCAGCGGTGCGGGCACCAGCACCCACACGACGAACAGCAGCGCAGGCAGTGCGAGAGCCGGTGCGAGGTGCAGTACGAGGAAGAGCGAAGGGGGCGGCGGGAGGTCGCTGTTGGAGTACAAACCCACGAAGATCCTGAAAGGCGATACCGGCAATGCCGCCAGGAGTGCACGCAGAGAGCACAAGACAAGAGGCAGCTACAACAGTGCGAGCATCGGTGCGAGGAGGAGTACAAAGAGCAGCGCCACCGTGAAGGTAACCCTCGCCAGAAGAAGGAAGAGACGACGACTGGGGAGAGGAACCCCTACTTCTTCGATCGAGATAGCTTCTATGAACAAGTGAGGACGGAGCATGGTCATGTCATGGTCCTCGAAAACTTCTTGGAGAAGTCGGAGTTCCTACTGGGGATCGCCAACTACCGCATCGCTATAGTTGGGTTGAATCCTCGTGCGTTCTTGGTGCCTCATCACTTGGATGCTGATGCAATCTACTATGTCGCGAGAG GGTGTGGAGTCTTAACTTTGGTATGCGAAGAGAAGAAGGAAACGCATGAGCTCCGCCGGGGAGATATCCTGGAGGCGCCGGCAGGAGCAATTATTTACATGATCAACAAAGACAGCAATAAGGAGTTTCTCTTGATCAAGCTCCTTCATCCGGTTTCTACACCTGGCCGCTTCGAG GTCTTCTATGGTGCTGGAGGACAAAATCCTAAGTCGTTCTTCCCGAGTTTCAGCGACGAAATCTTGGAAGCTGCCTTCAAC ACGCGACGAGATCGATTGAGCAGAATCTTTGGGCAACAGCGGAAAGGAGGCATTGTGGAGGCGTCCGAGGAGCAGGTCCGCGCACTGAGCCGCCACGCCTCCGAGGGTGGCCAATGGCCGTTTGGCGAATCTAAGGGTCCATTCAATCTCCTCGAGAAGCGACCGATCTATTCGAGCAGACGGGGACAGATGCACGAGGCCGACGGCGACGACTACCGGCCGCTTAAACAGTTGGACCTCCGAGTCTCCCATGCTAACCTTACCGAG GGCTCCATGGTTGCACCATTCTACGACTCCAGGTCGACAAAGATCGCCGTAATACTGGAAGGAAGTGGCTACGTCGAGACTATATGCCCTCATTTGTCTGAGCGAGGCAGGAGCAGGGAGGAGGGCGGAGGAAGACACGAGGGCCGGGAAGGAGGTCAGCGCTATCAAAAGGTCCGCTCCCAGGTCTCGCGCGGCACCGTGGCCATCGTCCCTCCGGGCCACCCTTCAGTGACCGTCGCTTCGCGCGGCGGAAACCTCGAGGCCGTATGCTTCGAGATCCGCGCCGAGAGGAACGTGAGGAACTTCCTCGCAG GGAGGAACAATGTGTTGAAGCAGTTGGATAGGGAGGCCAAGGAGCTGGCGTTCGACATGCCGGCCAGGGAGGTGGAGGAGGTGCTCAACGCGCAGGGCGAGCAGATCATCGTCGCCGGCCCGGAGGAGCGGGAGCGCCGTGAACGTCCGCTGCTGCCCATGCTCGAGATCGCCGAGGCTTTTATGTGA
- the LOC103989442 gene encoding uncharacterized protein LOC103989442: protein MDQHKGVGAKEEEDREEKKTVPEITLRPFTLSDVDDFMTWATDDRVMRFSRRPTCTTKDECLTHMKDLIMPHPWCRAICIDDDGRPVGLVSVMPAPGADVHRASIGFAIAYDYWGHGIATAAVKKAASAVFEEWPFLERLDAIAEVNNTASRRVLEKAGFQREAVLKSYLALRGESKDMVMYSLLSADSMVR, encoded by the coding sequence ATGGATCAACACAAGGGTGTGggagcaaaagaagaagaagatagagaagagaagaagaccgTTCCTGAGATCACCCTCCGGCCATTCACGCTCTCCGACGTCGACGACTTCATGACATGGGCGACCGACGACCGCGTCATGCGCTTCTCACGTAGACCTACGTGCACTACCAAGGACGAGTGCCTGACTCACATGAAGGACCTCATCATGCCTCACCCGTGGTGCCGCGCCATTTGCATCGACGATGACGGCCGGCCGGTGGGCTTAGTCTCCGTTATGCCGGCTCCGGGGGCTGACGTCCACCGAGCCTCGATCGGCTTCGCCATCGCCTACGACTACTGGGGCCACGGAATCGCCACCGCAGCGGTGAAGAAGGCGGCGTCTGCCGTCTTCGAAGAGTGGCCGTTTCTGGAGAGGCTCGACGCAATAGCCGAGGTGAACAACACTGCCTCTCGGAGGGTGCTGGAGAAGGCTGGGTTCCAGAGAGAGGCTGTGCTCAAAAGCTATCTTGCGTTGAGAGGGGAAAGCAAGGACATGGTCATGTATAGTTTGCTCTCTGCTGATTCTATGGTTCGGTGA
- the LOC103989441 gene encoding TATA-box-binding protein-like: protein MADQGSQGKQLLSRHPSGVVFTIQNVVSTVNMDCKLDLKTIALLARNSEYNPKRFAAIIMRIREPKTTALMFASGQMVCTGAKSEQQSKLAARKFARIVQKLGFPAKFKDFKIQNMLSSCDIKFPIRLEGLSYSHDAFCSYEPEIFPGLIYRMRQSRMVLLIFASGKIILTGAKSEDDTHAAFENIYPVLTEFRKIQQ from the exons ATGGCCGATCAGGGTTCGCAGGGGAAGCAGCTACTTTCCAGGCATCCATCTGGAGTTGTTTTCACTATCCA GAATGTTGTTTCAACAGTAAACATGGATTGTAAGTTGGATCTTAAGACCATAGCTCTACTAGCCCGTAATTCAGAGTACAATCCCAAG CGTTTTGCTGCAATCATAATGAGAATACGAGAACCAAAAACCACAGCATTGATGTTCGCATCTGGACAAATG GTTTGTACTGGAGCAAAGAGTGAGCAGCAATCGAAGCTTGCAGCACGGAAG tttgcTCGTATTGTCCAGAAGCTTGGCTTCCCAGCCAAATTCAAG GATTTTAAAATCCAGAATATGCTTAGTTCATGTGACATCAAGTTTCCCATAAGGCTTGAGGGCCTTTCCTATTCTCATGATGCCTTCTGTAGT TATGAACCAGAGATCTTTCCTGGTCTGATATATCGGATGAGACAATCAAGGAtggtacttctcatttttgcttccGGCAAGATTATTCTCACTGGGGCTAAG TCGGAAGATGACACACATGCTGCGTTTGAGAATATCTATCCAGTCCTTACAGAATTCAGGAAAATCCAGCAATG A
- the LOC135613976 gene encoding pentatricopeptide repeat-containing protein At4g18520, chloroplastic-like, producing MKEIKKNAKTDISYDQRHNPAIKQSRKYGISNPISTWRLQVISSATDHENKQKVEHKSQASRLSKTHPLSNHHHLPQLHRHAPLPHDGFKSLLSLLRRSSSFVLPQLHPRILESRLAHAYLASDDLPPAGLPLERDHQRVLRRFWEAVDVCDRMLVRGVRPNEFTFTFVLPACAGARSASEGRSAHGNVLSFGCGSNVFVATALVDMYGKCGDVRVARKVFDGMPVRGTASFNALIVGYVLNGESIFNHMQESAVQFDAMTMVGVLQACSYLGALQRGR from the exons ATGAAGGAGATTAAGAAAAATGCAAAAACTGATATTTCATACGATCAGAGGCACAACCCAGCAATAAAGCAGAGCAGAAAG TATGGCATAAGCAATCCTATTTCAACATGGAGATTGCAGGTAATCTCCTCAGCCACAGACCATGAAAACAAGCAAAAGGTCGAACACAAGTCGCAAGCATCGAGGCTGAGCAAAACGCACCCTCTCTCAaaccaccaccacctcccccaACTCCATCGCCACGCACCGCTGCCTCATGACGGCTTCAAGTCTCTTCTTTCCCTCCTCCGCCGCTCCTCCTCTTTCGTCCTCCCCCAACTCCACCCAAGAATCCTCGAGTCCCGCCTCGCCCACGCCTACCTCGCGTCCGATGACCTGCCCCCCGCCGGTCTTCCTCTGGAACGAGACCATCAAAGGGTGCTCCGACGCTTCTGGGAGGCCGTTGACGTGTGCGACCGGATGCTCGTGCGCGGCGTGCGGCCCAACGAGTTCACCTTCACCTTCGTCCTCCCGGCCTGCGCCGGTGCGCGGTCAGCCTCCGAGGGCCGTAGTGCCCACGGAAACGTGCTGAGCTTCGGGTGCGGCTCCAACGTCTTCGTCGCAACCGCGCTCGTCGATATGTATGGGAAGTGTGGTGACGTACGCGTGGCGAGGAAGGTGTTTGACGGAATGCCCGTGCGAGGTACCGCGAGCTTTAACGCTCTGATTGTTGG GTACGTGTTGAACGGTGAATCCATATTCAACCATATGCAAGAATCCGCAGTCCAATTCGATGCGATGACCATGGTCGGTGTGTTGCAGGCTTGTTCCTATCTCGGTGCCCTGCAACGAGGAAGATAG
- the LOC135613977 gene encoding pentatricopeptide repeat-containing protein At3g26782, mitochondrial-like — MEITVHLGAALINMYARCGSIKESRRVFDGIPERDLISWTAIICGYGMHRLAEDAELLFRSDGVTFMGLLMGFSHKGLVQKGQQYYGRMIQQYGFKPALEHHSSMVDKLGRAGRLDEAEEFTGNMDVEPDASILRIDPGYPGWYVLMSNIYAFARCWDGVARMRLLMKENRISKPPGWSSIEIGGQMHTFLAFDKLHPRSNEIYKFLKDLEKRMRIEHYVPEIKCVLSKLDEEHKEDMLRGHSERLAIAFGILGTGDGEVLRVIKNLRVCVDCHTATQVHK, encoded by the exons ATGGAGATTACTGTTCACTTGGGCGCAGCTCTGATAAACATGTATGCTCGGTGCGGTAGCATTAAAGAATCTCGAAGGGTGTTCGATGGAATACCTGAGAGAGATTTGATCAGTTGGACTGCCATCATTTGTGGATATGGGATGCATAGACTAGCTGAAGATGCAGAGCTTCTCTTTAGGTCCGATGGTGTCACCTTCATGGGGCTTTTGATGGGATTCAGCCATAAAGGGCTGGTTCAAAAGGGTCAACAATACTATGGCAGAATGATCCAACAGTATGGTTTTAAGCCTGCTCTGGAGCACCACAGTTCCATGGTTGATAAGCTTGGTCGAGCAGGTAGACTGGATGAGGCTGAGGAGTTCACTGGAAACATGGACGTGGAGCCTGATGCAAGT ATTCTGAGGATCGACCCTGGTTATCCAGGTTGGTACGTCCTGATGTCTAACATCTATGCGTTTGCGAGATGTTGGGATGGTGTTGCAAGGATGAGGCTTCTGATGAAGGAGAATAGGATATCAAAGCCTCCTGGATGGAGTTCGATCGAGATTGGAGGTCAAATGCACACCTTCCTTGCGTTCGATAAGTTGCATCCTAGGTCGAACGAGATATACAAGTTTCTCAAGGACCTCGAAAAGAGGATGCGTATCGAGCATTATGTGCCGGAGATAAAATGTGTGCTAAGCAAATTGGATGAGGAACACAAGGAAGACATGCTCCGTGGCCATAGCGAGCGATTAGCCATTGCATTTGGGATCCTAGGCACAGGAGATGGTGAAGTGTTGAGGGTGATTAAGAACTTGAGAGTGTGTGTAGATTGCCACACCGCCACCCAAGTTCATAAGTAA